A window of Oncorhynchus tshawytscha isolate Ot180627B linkage group LG10, Otsh_v2.0, whole genome shotgun sequence contains these coding sequences:
- the LOC121847594 gene encoding LOW QUALITY PROTEIN: golgin subfamily A member 6-like protein 22 (The sequence of the model RefSeq protein was modified relative to this genomic sequence to represent the inferred CDS: deleted 1 base in 1 codon): protein MTSCTEEEVREEEEVREEEEVREEEEVREEEEEEVREEEEEVREEEEEVREEEEDVREEEEDVREEEEEVREEEEEVREEEEVREEEEVREEEVREEEEVREEEEVREEEEVREEEEVREEEEEVREEEEEEVREEEEVREEEEEVREEEEEVREEEEDVREEEEKVREEEEEVREEEEVREEEEEVREEEEEVREEEEDVREEEEDVREEEEEEVREEEEVREEEEEVREEEGEEVREEEEDVREEEEEVREEEEEVREEEEEVREEEEEV, encoded by the exons ATGACATCGTGCActgaggaagaggtgagggaggaggaagaggtgagggaggaggaagaggtgagggaggaggaagaggtcagggaggaggaagag gaagaggtgagggaggaggaggaagaggtgagggaggaggaggaagaggtgagggaggaggaggaagatgtgagggaggaggaggaagatgtcagggaggaggaggaagaggtgagggaggaggaggaagaggtcagggaggaggaagaggtcagggaggaggaggaggtcagggaggaggaggtcagggaggaggaagaggtcagggaggaggaggaggtcagggaggaggaggaggtcagggaggaggaagaggtcagggaggaggaggaagaggtcagggaggaggaa gaggaggaggtgagggaggaggaggaggtgagggaggaggaggaagaggtcagggaggaggaggaagaggtgagggaggaggaggaagatgtcagggaggaggaggaaaaggtgagggaggaggaagag gaggtcagggaggaggaggaggtcagggaggaggaggaagaggtcagggaggaggaggaagaggtcagggaggaggaggaagatgtcagggaggaggaggaagatgtcagggaggaggaagag gaagaggtgagggaggaggaagaggtgagggaggaggaggaagaggtcagggaggaggagggtgaagaggtgagggaggaggaggaagatgtcagggaggaggaggaagaggtgagggaggaggaagag gaggtcagggaggaggaggaagaggtcagggaggaggaggaagaggtc